Within the Vagococcus carniphilus genome, the region AGGGACGAAAGTCGGGCTTAGTGATCCGGTGGTTCCGCATGGAAGGGCCATCGCTCAACGGATAAAAGCTACCCTGGGGATAACAGGCTTATCTCCCCCAAGAGTTCACATCGACGGGGAGGTTTGGCACCTCGATGTCGGCTCGTCGCATCCTGGGGCTGTAGTCGGTCCCAAGGGTTGGGCTGTTCGCCCATTAAAGCGGCACGCGAGCTGGGTTCAGAACGTCGTGAGACAGTTCGGTCCCTATCCGTCGCGGGCGTTGGAAATTTGAGAGGAGCTGTCCTTAGTACGAGAGGACCGGGATGGACATACCTCTGGTGTACCAGTTGTTCTGCCAAGGGCATTGCTGGGTAGCTATGTATGGACGGGATAAACGCTGAAAGCATCTAAGCGTGAAGCCCCCCTCAAGATGAGATTTCCCATTTCTTTAAGAAAGTAAGACCCCTGAAAGATGATCAGGTAGATAGGCTAGGAGTGGAAGTGCAGCGATGTACGGAGCGGACTAGTACTAATCGGTCGAGGACTTAACCAAAATATCGGTGACAATGTTGAATATAACTAAAACATCCAGTTTTGAGTGAATAATCACTCAAAAAAATAAGTGTGGCGATGATGGCAAGAAGGATACACCTGTTCCCATGCCGAACACAGAAGTTAAGCTTCTTAGCGCCGAGGGTAGTGAAGGGTTTCCCTTTGTGAGAGTAGGACGTTGCCATGCTTATTATAATTATCCGGCATAGCTCAGTTGGTAGTAGCGCATGACTGTTAATCATGATGTCGTAGGTTCGAGTCCTACTGCCGGAGTTTAAAAGAGTAAATCAGTGATTTACTCTTTTTTTGTTGAATTTTTAAATAATAACATAAAAAAAAGCTATGAATCAATAATTCATAGCTTTTTTTATTACTATTTTTCACGAATTACTTCAATTTTATAGCCGTCAGGATCAACTATAAAATAATATGAAGGAGGAACACCAGGTAAATTTTTTAAATCAGTTAGGTTAAAACCAGCTTCTTTATGTTTTTGGTGTAGGCCTTCTAAATCATCTGTTGCAATAGCAATGTGACCATAACCATTTCCTAAATCATACCCTTCAGAATCATAGTTATATGTTAATTCTAATTCATAAGAATCATTTGGTAATGTTAAATAGACTAGAGTGAATTTGTTTTCTGGAAAATCCCTTCTTCGACTTTCTTTAAAATCAAATGCTTTTGTATAAAAATCAACAGAAGCTTCTAAATCTTTAACTCGAACACAAGTATGTGCCATTTTCATTTTGCAAAACATCCTTTCAATTCATTGATTAAATCATATCATTTTTAGTAAAATCATTCTAGTTATTTACTCAAAATTACTTGATTAGTCGTAGTAATAATGATAAGATACTACTACGATTGGTAGAGTAAAAGAGTAGGTGAATAAAAATGATTAGTAGTGATATCATTCGAGGATATAATGATTCAATTATTTTATCAATATTAATTGATGGGGATTCTTATGGTTATGAGATATCTAAAAAAATAAGAACAATTACAGATGAAAAATACATTATCAAGGAAACAACTTTATATTCAGCTTTCACACGATTAAAAAAAAAGGGATTTATAACATCTTATCCAGGTGAAGAAACATTTGGTAAAAAGAGAACATACTACAAAATAACATCTGCTGGGCTTGCTTTTTATTTAGAGAAAGAAAAAGAATGGCAAATTACTAAAGAAGTAGTCGATAAATTTTTAGGAGGAAAATAAAATGATAGCAATTGAAAATTATGTTGAAACGATGTTTATGAATTTACCTGAAACAGAAGAAATTCAACATTTAAAAAATGATATCTTACTAAATATGATTGAAAAATATGAAGAGTTAGTTAGTCAGGGAATGACTGAAAATGAAGCTATTGGTTCAGTTATTTCAGAATTTGGTAATGTAGATGAATTATTAAATGAATTAGAAATAAAAAAAGAAACAAAGAATAACAATATTTTTAAAAATGATTTTCCTACTTTAGATCTAGATGAGATTGATGAGTACATAGCAATTAAGAGAGAAACAGCTGTTGGTATTGGACTAGGTGTTATTGGTTGTGGTATGGGAGTAGCTGCGATTTTAATGGGATTACAATTTAATCTTATTATAATAGGAATCATAACGTGTATTGCAATTGTAGCAATCTCTGTGGGATTATTTGTTATGAATGGATTAAAATTGAGTAAATTCAATCATTTAGAAAAAGGATTTTTCCTTAATCATAGAAATAGAGAGTATATTGTAGCGGAAGATAAAAATTATACTAAATCATTCACTATGGCTTTGGTTATAGGAATTGTTATCTGTATTTTATCCTCTATACCTGTTTTAATTGGAAGCCAGAGAGCAGACTATATTCTACTCTATACTGCTGTGACAGTTGTTATATCGACTATTGGATGCTTCTTCTTAATTTATGCTGGATGTGTTAAATCTAGCTATTCTTTTTTATTGGAAAATGCGATAGATGAGTCTATTTCTCAAAAAGAATTAGATCGAAAAATTTTCTGGAAGAAATTTAATGATAGTTTTTGGTTAATCATTGTAGCTGTTTATTTATTAATTAGTTTTGTATTTAATAATTGGTCGATTTCATGGATAATCTTCCCAGTTGCAGGCGTTTTATTTGGCTTATGGGTGAAGGAGAATTAAAATGAATAAAATTATTAATAGAGAAAGTATGAGCTACTTAATATTTGGTGTGCTGACGACAGTTGTTTATTTTGTAACACGTTTCACGGTTATTGCAATAACAGATAATTCAATGTTAGGAGTTGTTTTAGCACAAGTTACAGCCATCCTATTTGCTTATATTACGAACAAGATATTTGTTTTTAAGAATAAGGAATGGGGATTTAAGCAGGTTTTAAAACAACTGTTTGGTTTTATAGTAGGACGACTATTTGTTTTTGGATTAGACGTTGGGATTACCTTTTTAACAGTTGAAAAATTTCCTGATTTTTTTATTCATCTATTATTTTTAGATAAAATTAATTATGAATTTGTCCTGTTTAGTAGTTCATTGACTAAACACTTTATCGGTAGCTCAAAATTATTAAATGAGTTTATCTTCGCTCTTTTTGTACAAGTCTTAGCAATTGTTATTAATTATATTATCTCTAAAAAAGCAGTATTTAAAAAAACCGTGTAAGTTATTAGCTTACACGGTTTTTTAATTGTTATAAAATGCAAGTGAAATTGTTAAATCATAGTTGATGAAATCTTTTATGATTTTAATTTCTCCAGATCTATTTCGGTAAACACGTTTATAAGTTCCACCTAAAATAGTCGGGAAAACTTGTATATTGGCGTATTTTTTAAGTAATAAATCTGCTTTGTAGCTGTCTTCTAATGCGATAAAACCAAGCATCATTTCATCTTGATTATCTCCTGTTGTTCCTAAAAAAATACCGATTCTATTACTATCGGATTTAGGATCATAAAGAACCTTAGCATAAGTATTTGGAATTAAATTATCATATAACTCAAAAATGTTTCTTTCCTCATACTCTTCAAAATTATTAACTAAATCATCATTAGTTACACCGGCATAATAACTTGAAAAGAAGTTATTAGCTTTTAACTGTTGAATGGTTTCAAATAAAAGCTGTTGTTTTTCGCCATTATACAGTAGATTAATTTTTGTGTGAAGATATTCTTTATTACGAATAGAGGACATACGATGAATTTCATCGGAAGAGCCATGATTTTCATTTGTTTTTTTACGTTCTCTTGCTGTTGTCTCTAAATAATTACTTGGACGCCTTTTTTTACGTTTTTTTCGACGTTTTTTATTATCAAGAACATCGTAATATTCTTCATCTTCATCATAACTAATTTTTTGTGCAGACTTACTTTTTAATTTCGTTACATCTTTTTCTGCACGATAATAAAGATTTTTAATTTCAGTTTGGTACAACAAAATAGCTGCTAAAATTAAGGCAACACTGGAAATAAGCAAGTAGGCCCACCACATCCATGAATTGTTGAAGGTTAAAATTAAGGCGATTATCCAAAAAGCGAATACAAATCCCCCTACAATTTTCAAATTTCTCATAATTTTTATAGCCCACCTAATCAAACTTTTTCTATACATCTATTTAACCACAGTTTATTCATTAAAACAATCTATCTCCCAAAAATATGACTAGTAAAATAAATATCGATTTTAGTGAAATAATACTGGTTTGTCTGTATAATAGAAAGGAGTCTTATTAAGAGGAGGGGGTATTTTTGATGGATGAAAACATCTATGCAGTTGTTGATATTGAGACAACTGGAACAAATCCCGAACGTGATAAAATTATTCAATTTGCTTGCGTTTTGGTTCAAAAGGGAAAAATCATTAACTATTTCTCTACGGACGTTAATCCCCTACTAGCAATTCCTAAAAACATCGAATCTTTAACAGGTATTAGTAATCAACAGGTTGCTAATGCTCCTTATTTTGAAGACATAGCACCAATCATTAGCCAGCTAATTTCAGATTGTGTATTTGTTGCTCATAATGTTTATTTTGATTTTTCTTTTTTGAATAGTGAATTGTCAAGAGCTGGAGAAATAGAATTAAAAACAAAATGTATTGATACGGTTGAACTCTCTCAAATTCTTTATCCTACATCGACAGGATTTAGAGTTTCTGATTTAGCTGAAACATTGAATTTAACACATGATAATCCCCATCAAGCTTTAAGTGATGCTTATGTGACAGCTGAGCTTTTTATTTGCTTGTGTGAGAAGTTAAAAACAATTCCTTATGTCACTTTGAAAAAAATGACTGAATTGTCTTATTTACTTGGGGTAGATAACTCTATGCTTTTTGAAGAAGTTCTTTTAAGTAAAGAAAGCCAGTTGAATCAAACTGAATTTGATAGGGTTAAAACGATTGAGAGTATTTCTCTTAGAGAAAAAGATTATACTTTTAAAGAAAAAAAAGTAAGAGAGAAGAAAGATTTTCCAAAAACAAATAAGGAAAAAGAACTACTTTTTTCATCTTCGTTTGTCAACAGAGAGCCACAATTGAAAATGATGAATACTATATCTGATTTTGTTGAAAAAGAACAGGGAAAAAACCTTATTATCGAAGCTAGTACAGGAGTTGGAAAAAGTTTAGGATACTTAATGCCTCTGAGCTACAACAATAATAATTATCCTATTATTGTTTCAACAAGTACCATCATGCTACAAGAGCAATTAATTGATAGTACCTTAGAGCAATTAAAAGAAGTGACTGATAATGACTTATTTGGTATGGTTTTAAAAAGTTATCAGCATTATATTGATCTTGAAAAATTTAATAAGACGTTGAAAGAATGCCCTATTGAACAAAAACAATATGCAATTAACCAAATGGCTGTGTTAACTTGGCTAATTGAGACTGAGACTGGAGATTTAGATGAAATTAATTTAAATAAACAACATGTTTTCTTTGATCATATCAAGCATAGAGGTGTACATACATTAAACAGTCAGTCAAATTTTTATCAAGAAGATTTTGTTAAGTATTTAGAAGAGAAGAAAGAAGTAGCTGATGTTATTGTTGTTAATCATGCTTTTTTATGTGAAGAAAACAAACGAGATATCTCATTAATTCCAAAATCTTCTATTTTAGTAATTGATGAATCTCATAAATTAATTAGTCAATTTGAGAATCAAGAAATGATCTCTTTATCATTTAATCATGTCTTTTCTTTATTGAAAAAACTAAAAGAGTCAGAAGAGGCTAATTTAGCGTTGGCGAAATTAAATCATTCTAAATTAAATCGTACAGTCGAATTGTTAGGAACTTTCTCTATAGACGTTAGAGAAGACTTACATTGGTTAGAACGCTTTTTAATAGAAGTAGGTGGTTTTTTAGAAGGGAAAGAAGAGGTGCTGATGGAGAATTTACCAGAAGTACTTGAATGGCCGGTCCCAATGAGAAAAAATTTAAAAGAACTTATAACCATTTTAAATGAAATTAATCAACTTACTGAAGATTTTAAGCAAGAAATTATTAAAAATATGTCTAACATCAAAACAAAAGATTACTTTAATTTACTTGATTATCTTCATGTTTTAGAACAACTTTCTGAATGGAATAAACATTTTTCAACATTCTTTAAAACATTAGAAAAAACTAACGTCAGATGGATAACTTTAAAGAAAGATCATTTTACTCTAAAAATGCTCGATTTTTCAAAACTATCTATTCAAACAACTCGTTGGTATCAGTCATTTGAAAAAATTATTTATACAAGCGGGACACTTCAATTGGATGTAGATTCTAGTTACTTTGAGAAACAATTGAATATACCTGATGCCAAGAAAGTTAAAATTGAAGATACTTTTGATTATCAAAAAAATGCAAAATTTCTTGTTGTTTCTAAAAAAGAGAAAATATCAAATCAGGCAACGTTCATAGCTAAGACCATTATTGAAAGTCGAAATATTGGAAAAGAATCAATGCTGGTTCTATTTACTTCTCATCATCTATTGAAACAAGTTTATCAACAGCTTTCTCAGCATTATAACCAGCAAGATGTTGAACTTTATGCTCAAGATATAACTGGAACAAAAGAAAAAATAGCGAAGCAATTTGCTAAACGAGCAGGTGGTATAATTTTAGGGGCAAATAGTTTTTGGGAAGGAGTAGATTTAAATCTTCCTAATTTAGATTTAATTATCATGACTAAGCTTCCATTTGATCCTCCAAAACGACCATTGATAGAAGCTAAGTATCGCTTTATAGAAGAACAAGGAATGAATCCTTTCTATACTGAAGCAATTCCTCAAGCAGGGATGCGATTAAGGCAAGGATTAGGACGGTTATTAAGATCTGATGCAGATAGAGGCGTTATTCTACTATTAGATGATCGACTAACAAAATCAAGTTATTCGCAGCAACTATTAGGCTATTTACCACAGGGGCTACAAGTAGAAGAATGTAGTTTGGAAACTAGTTTAGCTCAAATGAGTTTGTTTTTTACAGAAATTAACTGAAAAAAAATTGAAAAGTTGCTATAATAGGAAAAAAGAATGAGGAGGCAAGCTTGTCGTGAATAGAAAAAGAAATCAACAACTCAAAATATTTGGCTCCATTTTAATTTTAACCATTGTACTAGTTGGAGTTGTTTTGTTTCAATCAGCTTCCCCAATGAGAAAAGCCAAAAGTCAGGCTGTTAAAATCTCAAAAAATGTTGCAGGTATTTCAGATGTGCAAGATTTTTATTGGTTTACACGAGATAAAACATACTTTACAGTTGTAGGAACTGATAATAAAAATGTTGAAAAAATCGTCTTTTTACCTCAAGATGGTTCTGAGGCAGTTATTATGAATCAAAAAGATGGAATTACAAATGATGAAGCTATAAAAAAAGTTTTAGACATGAAAAAAACAAAGAGAATCAATAAGGTTTCACTTGGTATTTATAAAGAAAAGCCAGTATGGGAAGTAGTGGCAGACAGTATAGAAAGTGGTTTAGACTATTATCTTATTGATTTTAAAAGTGGGGAACTTGTTAATGAAATAAATCAGGTTTAATAGGGGAGGATAGCTATGAAAGTATCTAATAGAGTATTGAAGTTAAAACCATCAACAACATTAGAAACAGCAGCAAAAGCAAAAAAATTAGCCGAAAAAGGAATTAACGTATTAAATTTAGCGCTAGGAGAGCCTGATTTTAATACACCTGAAAATATTCAGGATGCTGCTGTTAAAGCAATTAAGAGTGGAGAAGCTAGCTTTTATACAGCAGTTTCTGGACAAAAGAAATTGATTGAAGCAGTCATTAGCCGGACAAAAGAAGATTATGGTATTGAGTATGAACCTAATCAAGTCGTGGTTGGAACAGGTGCTAAATTTATTTTATTTATTCTGTTTCAGGCATTATTGAATGAAGGTGATGAAGTTATCATTCCATCACCTTACTGGGTAAGTTACGGAGAACAGGTTGAAATTTGTGATGGAATACCAGTTTTTGTGGAAGGTATTGAGTCTAATCATTTTAAAGTGACAGTTGAAGATTTAGAGAAAGTAACTACAAATAAAACGAAGGCTTTTATTTTAAATTCACCTTGTAATCCAACTGGTGCTATTTATACGCCGGAAGAATTGGAAAAAATTGGTAAATGGGCAGTTAAACATAATATTTTAATAGTAGCCGATGATATTTATGGCAAACTAGTTTATAATGGGAATGTCTTTACGCCAATTGCAACATTGTCTGAAGAGATAAAAAAACAGACAATCGTTATCAATGGAGTATCTAAAAGTTATGCAATGACTGGTTGGCGAATTGGTTACGCCTTAGGAGATGAGAAACTTATTTCTCAAATGGTAAAAATCGCCTCTCAGGCAACAAGTAATCCATCTGCTGTAAGTCAGTATGCTGCAATTGAAGCTTTAACAGGAAATCAAGAACAAGTTGAGAAGATGCGTTTAGTATTTGAAGAACGTTTAAATCTCACTTATAAACGACTTAATGAAATACCAGGAGTTAAGATCGATAAGCCTCAAGGTGCTTTTTATTTATATCCTGATATATCTGAATGTTTAGAATTATGTGGGTATGACAATGTGACTGATTGGGTAAATGATTTACTAGAAGAAGCTCACGTAGCTGTTGTGACAGGAGAAGGATTTGGAACCAGTAAACATATACGTCTAAGTTATGCAACAGATTTAGAAACTCTAGATTTGGCAATGGATCAGATTATTGCTTTTGTTAATAAAAAGCAAATCAAATAAATTAATATGGATGGAGAGTTGGAATGAAAACAATACAGATTATTGATTCAAAGAATCATGTAGGAGAAACAGTAAAAATCGGTGCTTGGATTGCAAATAAACGTTCAAGTGGTAAAATTGCTTTCTTAAACTTAAGAGATGGCTCAGCCTTCTTCCAAGGGGTTGTTGTAAAAGCAGAAGTAGGTGATGAGTTATTTGATTTAGCAAAAGGCTTAAATCAAGAAACATCAGTTATTGTTACAGGTGAAATTAGAGAAGATACGCGTTCTAAATTTGGTTATGAATTGGGTGTTACTGGTCTTGAAGTTGTTGGTGAAAGTCACGACTACCCAATTACACCAAAAGAACATGGAACTGACTTTTTAATGGATCATCGTCATTTATGGTTACGTTCTTCTAAACAACATGCTGTTATGCAAGTTCGTAATGAGTTAATTCGTGCAACTTACGAGTTCTTTAACGAGCGTAACTTTATTAAAATTGATCCACCTATTTTAACAAGTAGCGCACCAGAAGGAACAACAGAATTATTTGAAACAGATTATTTTGGCGATCCTGCTTATCTGTCTCAAACAGGACAATTGTACTTAGAAGCAGCAGCAATGGCTTTTGGAAAAGTCTTTTCATTTGGACCAACTTTTAGAGCTGAAAAATCTAAAACACGTCGTCATTTAACTGAGTTTTGGATGATGGAACCTGAGATGGCGTTTGTCACTCAAGAAGAAAGTTTAGAAATTCAAGAGCAATATGTAGCATTTATGATTGAAAAAGTTTTAGAAAACTGTGACTATGCTTTAGACGTTTTAGGACGTGATAAAGAATTACTTAAAAAATATACAGTTTTACCATTCCCAAGAATTTCTTATGATGAAGCTGTTGAATTATTACAAAAAAATGGCTTTGAAGATATTACATGGGGAGATGATTTTGGTTCTCCACATGAAACATTCATTGCTAATCATTATGAAAAACCAGTATTCATTTTGAATTATCCTAAATCAATGAGTCCATTTTACATGAAGCCACATCCAACAAGAGATGATGTTGTTATTCGTGCTGATATGATTGCTCCAGAAGGATACGGTGAAATCATTGGTGGTAGTGAACGTGCTATCGGATTTGAGTATTTATTAGAACAAATTGAAAAAGACGGTTTAGATCGTAAAGATTATGAATGGTACTTAGACTTACAAAAATATGGTCCAGTTCCTCACTCAGGCTTTGGTTTAGGTCTTGAAAGAACTGTTACTTGGGTATGTGGTATTGAACACGTACGTGAAGCAAGTCCATT harbors:
- the gloA gene encoding lactoylglutathione lyase; amino-acid sequence: MKMAHTCVRVKDLEASVDFYTKAFDFKESRRRDFPENKFTLVYLTLPNDSYELELTYNYDSEGYDLGNGYGHIAIATDDLEGLHQKHKEAGFNLTDLKNLPGVPPSYYFIVDPDGYKIEVIREK
- a CDS encoding PadR family transcriptional regulator; this translates as MISSDIIRGYNDSIILSILIDGDSYGYEISKKIRTITDEKYIIKETTLYSAFTRLKKKGFITSYPGEETFGKKRTYYKITSAGLAFYLEKEKEWQITKEVVDKFLGGK
- a CDS encoding permease prefix domain 1-containing protein, yielding MIAIENYVETMFMNLPETEEIQHLKNDILLNMIEKYEELVSQGMTENEAIGSVISEFGNVDELLNELEIKKETKNNNIFKNDFPTLDLDEIDEYIAIKRETAVGIGLGVIGCGMGVAAILMGLQFNLIIIGIITCIAIVAISVGLFVMNGLKLSKFNHLEKGFFLNHRNREYIVAEDKNYTKSFTMALVIGIVICILSSIPVLIGSQRADYILLYTAVTVVISTIGCFFLIYAGCVKSSYSFLLENAIDESISQKELDRKIFWKKFNDSFWLIIVAVYLLISFVFNNWSISWIIFPVAGVLFGLWVKEN
- a CDS encoding GtrA family protein; amino-acid sequence: MNKIINRESMSYLIFGVLTTVVYFVTRFTVIAITDNSMLGVVLAQVTAILFAYITNKIFVFKNKEWGFKQVLKQLFGFIVGRLFVFGLDVGITFLTVEKFPDFFIHLLFLDKINYEFVLFSSSLTKHFIGSSKLLNEFIFALFVQVLAIVINYIISKKAVFKKTV
- a CDS encoding phage holin family protein, producing MRNLKIVGGFVFAFWIIALILTFNNSWMWWAYLLISSVALILAAILLYQTEIKNLYYRAEKDVTKLKSKSAQKISYDEDEEYYDVLDNKKRRKKRKKRRPSNYLETTARERKKTNENHGSSDEIHRMSSIRNKEYLHTKINLLYNGEKQQLLFETIQQLKANNFFSSYYAGVTNDDLVNNFEEYEERNIFELYDNLIPNTYAKVLYDPKSDSNRIGIFLGTTGDNQDEMMLGFIALEDSYKADLLLKKYANIQVFPTILGGTYKRVYRNRSGEIKIIKDFINYDLTISLAFYNN
- a CDS encoding helicase C-terminal domain-containing protein: MDENIYAVVDIETTGTNPERDKIIQFACVLVQKGKIINYFSTDVNPLLAIPKNIESLTGISNQQVANAPYFEDIAPIISQLISDCVFVAHNVYFDFSFLNSELSRAGEIELKTKCIDTVELSQILYPTSTGFRVSDLAETLNLTHDNPHQALSDAYVTAELFICLCEKLKTIPYVTLKKMTELSYLLGVDNSMLFEEVLLSKESQLNQTEFDRVKTIESISLREKDYTFKEKKVREKKDFPKTNKEKELLFSSSFVNREPQLKMMNTISDFVEKEQGKNLIIEASTGVGKSLGYLMPLSYNNNNYPIIVSTSTIMLQEQLIDSTLEQLKEVTDNDLFGMVLKSYQHYIDLEKFNKTLKECPIEQKQYAINQMAVLTWLIETETGDLDEINLNKQHVFFDHIKHRGVHTLNSQSNFYQEDFVKYLEEKKEVADVIVVNHAFLCEENKRDISLIPKSSILVIDESHKLISQFENQEMISLSFNHVFSLLKKLKESEEANLALAKLNHSKLNRTVELLGTFSIDVREDLHWLERFLIEVGGFLEGKEEVLMENLPEVLEWPVPMRKNLKELITILNEINQLTEDFKQEIIKNMSNIKTKDYFNLLDYLHVLEQLSEWNKHFSTFFKTLEKTNVRWITLKKDHFTLKMLDFSKLSIQTTRWYQSFEKIIYTSGTLQLDVDSSYFEKQLNIPDAKKVKIEDTFDYQKNAKFLVVSKKEKISNQATFIAKTIIESRNIGKESMLVLFTSHHLLKQVYQQLSQHYNQQDVELYAQDITGTKEKIAKQFAKRAGGIILGANSFWEGVDLNLPNLDLIIMTKLPFDPPKRPLIEAKYRFIEEQGMNPFYTEAIPQAGMRLRQGLGRLLRSDADRGVILLLDDRLTKSSYSQQLLGYLPQGLQVEECSLETSLAQMSLFFTEIN
- a CDS encoding DUF5590 domain-containing protein, giving the protein MNRKRNQQLKIFGSILILTIVLVGVVLFQSASPMRKAKSQAVKISKNVAGISDVQDFYWFTRDKTYFTVVGTDNKNVEKIVFLPQDGSEAVIMNQKDGITNDEAIKKVLDMKKTKRINKVSLGIYKEKPVWEVVADSIESGLDYYLIDFKSGELVNEINQV
- a CDS encoding pyridoxal phosphate-dependent aminotransferase; translated protein: MKVSNRVLKLKPSTTLETAAKAKKLAEKGINVLNLALGEPDFNTPENIQDAAVKAIKSGEASFYTAVSGQKKLIEAVISRTKEDYGIEYEPNQVVVGTGAKFILFILFQALLNEGDEVIIPSPYWVSYGEQVEICDGIPVFVEGIESNHFKVTVEDLEKVTTNKTKAFILNSPCNPTGAIYTPEELEKIGKWAVKHNILIVADDIYGKLVYNGNVFTPIATLSEEIKKQTIVINGVSKSYAMTGWRIGYALGDEKLISQMVKIASQATSNPSAVSQYAAIEALTGNQEQVEKMRLVFEERLNLTYKRLNEIPGVKIDKPQGAFYLYPDISECLELCGYDNVTDWVNDLLEEAHVAVVTGEGFGTSKHIRLSYATDLETLDLAMDQIIAFVNKKQIK
- the asnS gene encoding asparagine--tRNA ligase, which codes for MKTIQIIDSKNHVGETVKIGAWIANKRSSGKIAFLNLRDGSAFFQGVVVKAEVGDELFDLAKGLNQETSVIVTGEIREDTRSKFGYELGVTGLEVVGESHDYPITPKEHGTDFLMDHRHLWLRSSKQHAVMQVRNELIRATYEFFNERNFIKIDPPILTSSAPEGTTELFETDYFGDPAYLSQTGQLYLEAAAMAFGKVFSFGPTFRAEKSKTRRHLTEFWMMEPEMAFVTQEESLEIQEQYVAFMIEKVLENCDYALDVLGRDKELLKKYTVLPFPRISYDEAVELLQKNGFEDITWGDDFGSPHETFIANHYEKPVFILNYPKSMSPFYMKPHPTRDDVVIRADMIAPEGYGEIIGGSERAIGFEYLLEQIEKDGLDRKDYEWYLDLQKYGPVPHSGFGLGLERTVTWVCGIEHVREASPFPRLLHRIYP